From the genome of Pleuronectes platessa chromosome 12, fPlePla1.1, whole genome shotgun sequence:
GCTAACATGCTTGATAAGTTTTATATGatctcttctccttttttccaATATCATGGTTTAGCAGAGCATTAAAAAGGCTGAATTTAGTGATCAGCTTGTTTTTCTGGTTTTGTCAAGAAACCAACTGGTTGGGAAATTACAAGGTAGCAGGTAGTTTCAACACCCTCGTCAACTCCCTTTCTCGGCTAACGTCACCATTGGAAGCTAGTGTTTTTCAGTAACACTGGTTTGGCTGTAcattaacatattttacatgttttttaacATCTTTGAAAGAGTAATATCTCATTTTAATTGATCTTAACAGAGACCATAGCAAactggaaacaacaaaacaagcgTCGCAATGCTGTTACTTCCAACAAGAGGAAGATTGTTCTCTGTGAGTCCGTGGGCGTCACAATGAGTTGTCTGATTGTGTTGCTGTACACAGCATctttgttgtgttgacatggaTTATCAGAAGcgaggtctcttcaggtcaaaCTTCCATCTTGGCCCAATGGAGATGAGAAACACCACATGGTCTATTTCTACCTTACATCTCTGGCTACTTCTCCTGTGCCCTCAGGCTCCTCATAGAAGACTGAAGCCAGGAACAGGATGAGACACTCTGCCGGTAGCCAACAGGTTGTGCAACATAGATGCAGTGATTTGTTATCTATGCTTTAAAAGGTTTCATTAATCCTACATTTACACAAATATCTATAAAATAATAGCATAAACCCTACTGGTGGAACAAACATCTATATTTTATGTAGAGCGCTCAATAACAGAGCACTGTTCATGGTGTAAagtgtactttttttttacttcataaACTCTGGTATTTCTTGGTATTTTGTGTCAGAGAACATTGGCATCTATACAGAAATACCTTTGTTACACAACTGGCTACAGTGCTGTGGTCGAAAGTTCTATTGTAAACCAAAGGCAGTTTGCTTGGGGTCCACGCCTGTAAAAATGAAGGTCTGTCATTGAGTCAGTGATGTACCATTGCAGGTATAAGGATAGTAATTACCCTACCTAAAGGTTTTCATTACTCATGCGTCAAGGCTACATGCCTCAGCTCAGTGTTTGCAAACTCTAGTGCGCTAATGCTGGGATTTTCCAATGGCTGAGGCATCTGCCATGACATGGGTTTTCTTGCATGGGGAACTGCTCTTGTCTCCTCGAACATCTGGTTTTACAGCGGCTTCAAATGCCAAGGCTGGGTTGCTTGCGGTTGTTTATGGACATTCTGAGGGATTTGGAGAGGTTTGCCACATTGGCTCACTCAATGACAGAAGTGGAATCCAACCAGGATAACTATTTGCATATGAAATTAACTAGCTGTCTTGGTTTTTCTACACAGATATGACAAAGACTCCATAGGATCTTGTAATGTGTTATCCTTCATGTCTACACTGAAAGGCCCATAGGGACAGAGTATCAGGCTGAGGAGGACTCGGCTGATGGGTGACTGAGTTCAAGAGGCTACATGTAGGTCCTAAGGATAATGACTGTTGCCCTGCACATCCAGGCTGTTTCTTTAACTCTGCTTGGTCAACATATATTTATTGTCAAGAAAGCTCATCTATAGTTCAGCACTTACCAAAATTTCCCTGCGGTGTGTTAGGACGTGTTTTACAGCCTCatctctctacacacacatatagctGATGAATAGTGTGGCCCCAAGACCAaagccctccctcctctcttgaAACAGCTGATTTATGTCTGGTCCTGGACACTTGTGCTCTATGGCTGGAATGCAGGGAATTTCAAAGACCCCTCCTCTGCCTGTCCTTTCCACACGCAAACAAATGGAGCAGGCGCCTGGTTGGGCAGATGAAGACCCACCGGTGCTCCCACTGCAGCGCAGGGAAGCAGAATCTAAGGAATGTCAGAGGCGAGAAAAAGAAATCCATTCTATCCTTCTTTCTGTCAATCTGTAGCTCTTTGTctccttttatattttttgtttgtctttctcctcTTGCGCCTCAACCTTTCCCagcattattcttatttttcAGTCTTACTTGGAGTTATATCgttaaagcattttttttaatgaaattctAAGCTCTGGCATATGCACACACTTCCTGCAAGAAACTGGCCAGGATCGGacaaaatcaatttatttttgttacaataacataaaaaaacacaactatgCATAGTGTTCTGTTGTTTGAAATAGTCATGTGGCAAATTAACTATGTGACAAACAGTGAGGTGCATTGTTAACACGTTTAAATTCACAAAATGCTATATGTTCATAGAGAGTCTGAGAGCATAAAAAAGCATAGTTTTTAAAAAGTTATACGGGGAAAGTCAacgtaaaacaaattaatcatGTCAAATCAAAGGCACAATGGCTGTGTTTAAGCTGCAACTCACTATGACATGCATCCTAAACATGTGGCTGACAtggtaaacaaaaaaagaagaatcaaCACTCCATAGAAGCTAGAATAGTTGTGttttgacaataaaaacataagCAGCTCTGTCTACTGTAGCTCATTTTCATCTTAATGATATATCCAGACACCATTTGATTGCtttgtgagtctctctctcatcatgGCTATAGTTTAAAAATTCCCTTTATTCCTCCTGGGGCCTCACCACAGCTCAAGGCCTGCTTTTTGCTGCGGGTTTATCCATTATGTTGAGCACATCGTCCAGGATGGATGGGCCCAGATCAAGTTCGAGCGAGAGGAATGACCCTGTGATCTGGTTGAGGGAACCCTGCGATGTGCTCTTCTCCTTGGAAAACTCTAAATCAAAATCACAGATGCGGCCCTCCTCCACGCCACTGTCCCGATCCACCCACTCTCTGTTGCACTTTAAGAGCTCCTGCTTGAAGCCAAGGGTAATGTCATTGTCAAAGTGTCCATAACCATTGCAGTCGCCATTGAGCCTCGTGCTACCGTTGCAGATCTTTTTATGGAAGTCCCCTTTATCGCTAAAGCTATCAAAGCTGTCAGTGCTTGTGTTGCTGTTAAGGCTTCCGTTACCTTTGTAGATGCTGTTGCCATTGATAAAATATGATGCTGGTTTATCAAATCTGCTTTCACTCTTGTTGATTTTGTTGGCTTTGGCAACTGCCTTAGAGCTGGACGTATCTGTGTTTTCCAGCAGATCCAAGAGGACGTCAGGCTTCGACTGGATATCTGCGGAGGGAGACGAAGGCTCGCTGATGAAGACATCCATGGAGTGCAACAGAGCATCCATCTGCAGGATCTCCACCTTCTCAGCCCTTCTAACTTTCATGGGAACTGTAGGCCCAATGATGTCCTCCAATGGCTCTGGGGGCATGGAGAACACAGTGGAGGAGATCAAGGGAAGGGTGAGGGCCTGGCAGCCACCTATAGTTGGGAGGGAGATGGCATTCTTGAGTACGGGAGAGGGTGTCTCGGCACAGGATGCATCACCTGTGCTGTTTGCTCGCAGAAACTCACTTTGGATGCCATACAGAGGGTGAACATTTCCCTTCCCTGGTAGGAGCTCATAGTTCCCCTGAAGGAAGGACATGTCTCCAAAGGCGTCTCTCTCCCCACCCCTTCCAATGTGGATTGTGTGGCGGAAGTCACCGAGTGGCGGACTGATCATATCTGGGGACAACATATCTCTGAGGCgacattttttccccttcttatTATTGGTGGGCTTCAGGTATATGGGTGCTTTTGCTGGCATGGCTGTAATTGTAGAAAAGAGCTAAGTTGCGCAGGATAGAAAAGTCGGAAGTGCTCTATAGGTTCTGGACGTTACAAATCCCCAGAGGCGAAGCTCCGGTTACATTCTCAGTAGCCTGCCGGTCAAACAGTACTCCAAGAATAATTTCAGCAATTGCAGCATCGATCAGGAAACAGGAATGCAAGCAGGGCTGGTGATGTCCGGTGGTGAAGAATGGGCAAATGGACACTTTCCTAAAATCAGAAACagataaagaaaacatcagCACTGAAACATGGACTCAGTGTCAAATTGTCAGatgagtgctgctgctgctggtaaaAGACCTCCTGTCCTGTGCCCTTTTGAAGAAGAAACGTCGTCATTAACACAAGTCCTAGACATAAACTTGAAAGATcctgaaagaaaaataacatccTCATCCTTTTCTTGCATTTGCCGAGCTTAAAagccagagcagaggaggatgaggccTGGGTCTATGGCTTTTTTGCTGCTCTATTCACAACAAGAGCCTCCTTTGGCCTCCGCAACTCTGGATGTGCTAATGTGGAACAGCTGGAACGCAGATTGGGAGAGGAGAAGCAAAGGGGGAATTCAGTAGGATCAGAGCGGGGCAGCTTGTTTCAGGAGTGAGCTACTGCTCAGACAcgcacagagatagagagagatggaCCAGGGGGGTTAAGGGGTTTAGGGGGATCATGTGAGAGCGACAGAGTGAAGGGGTTACAGAGCAAGTGGATCTTAGGAAAGAAGGTGATGCAGATTGTGAATTGATTGGATGGCCAGAGGGTCAGCTCCAGGTTTAATAAGTGCAGAGATACCAGCTTTTGGTGCACAATACATCAGGGTGGGTCTATTTTATTAAGGGGGTAATGGATTTGATCAAATCAAAGGTGGCTGATTGCATGGTGCCTTCTCTTTGCTTCTCCATTACAAGCCAATTGGAGAATGGTCGCGACATTAATTTAGGatgtgaaaagaggagaggattgGTTTGACCGTTTTAGATGACATGGCAACCAAGGAGAGGGGAAAAAGACACACTGTGGAGGGAgatgaaagtgtgtgtatgtgtgtgtctgcgtgtctgtgtgtgcgtgtgtgtgtgtgcgtgtgtgtgcgttagatggaggaggtgggggagagCGCCAGTGAAGAGAGAGCTTGCCCATTTATAGACATATTTACTTATGAGAGGTCTGTCAGCAGTGCACCGCTTCACAAAAGTGCCTGGGCGGTCAAGTCCACCCCCCATCCCAACAaatgagataaaataaaaaggtttcaCTGCGAAAACATCCACATTCCTTCTGCATCTGGACCCACAGACACATGCTGTATCAACCTTATCAGAGACACTTTAAGTAGGCTATGGTCACTCCGCAGGCACGTTAGTttggagccagagagagagacagacacttaGCTTGATCAGAATTTTTAATCCAAATAGGAAACCGGAAACCACCGCACTGACACCTACTTTCAACATAGAGTTGAAGCATCACAGCAACAACATCTTCCTTAGGCTGCAACTTCTAAACTTATAGGATGAGGAGAGCAGGATGGGAGGGTGCGATTACAGGACAAATAAACCTGCCTGCCAGAAACACATATGAGGATATATATAACCATTACAAACATCCACGGATGCAGAACATGTGCGAGTGTGTTGAACGGCAGCGCTCATCGAGGGCCCTAATGTGTTTGAGTGCTGGTGTGAGTGTCAATGTTTGTGAGAGGTGCCTGGCTGCACTCGTGAGAGATAGCAATTTTGAATGTATGCCATGTGTGCAGAGGAACGAGTGTTTGTTTGCTAACAgtgaagaagagaaagggaAGGGGAAGGAAGGAGCGAAGAGGAGTGCTACAGTGTTTGATgaagggagggggagaaaggggttGAAAGGCAAAATCGCTCACTTGTTCTGCTCaagcttttctccttttcttcctccctgtATTTCTCTTCGTCCCAAAATCTCTTCCGCTTGTCCTTACTAACCTTGACAGGTGATGCTCACTGCAGTGGGAAATTGGTCTCAGATAGGAAATGAAACCAATGCACCTCCAAGCAGAAAGCTGCTTCCTGTGAGTCTCCAGTGCACACGTCTATATCTGTATCAACTTTTACTTTACTGTCTCCCAGAAAGGAAGGTCACTGATGCACGTCTGGCGGAAAAACCTCCTATCAGGCATACCCATTGATTATTGGTCTTCCCTGATGACACTACAACATGGGCCTGGTCCTCTgcgagaggaaaacacacagccCATGCATTACAATAGATGATAATGCTGGTTGAAATCAATAAACGGATAGACATCCTATAGCAGAGGAGCAGAACTCTTTCATCTCTCACAGGGGGACATCTGCTGTGCATCCTACCCAAGGTCAACATTTGTGGCCCGTGAGAAGTCAGCTGGTGCTGTGAAAGCCTGGAGGCCTGACCTTCACGTCGACCGTCCTGCTGGTGCTCACTTTGGACTATATGGCATACATGATTGGAATTCCAGAGACCCGCAGCAAAGTAGGAGGACAACTACTTCCTCGTGTTAGTCTCCCAGGGATCTGCTGCAAAACCAGGATAAGAGTTAATTTATTGAGGGGTTGAGTAAATTAGTATTGATTTGAGTGCATGTGGAGAATCTCAGGAGTCTTAGCAATGTTAGCTAAGCTTGGTTTGGCCAAAGAGGAAATGAATCAGTTACTAAAGCCCAGGATATCACAGGACGGTCGCTCGTGGCCTCCTAACCCAGTGAATGCATTTGTGTCCGTGCCGCCTCTTAGTAGTTGATTCTGTTATATCTCGAAGGCAGATTTACACCCTCCTTTTGGCACCGCTCCATAAAGAGGTGCCTTGGCACGTGTTGACCACTCTGAGCCCGGCGGCGCCACCACCACAGAATGCGGCCGGGGGGTTCATTTACACCTCTGGGGAACCCGGGATCTGATGATCTGGTGCCTTTGCTGAGCAGCCTCCCAGCCATATTGGGGGCTGCAAGTCCCTGTGTCATTGATTCAGCAGCAGCTATCCGTCTGGGTATGAAGTGGTCTGGAGCCACTCCAGCCTCCCCGGTTCCTGCTTGGAGAGTTAGTTATTGGCAAAGGGTCAGCAGAAGGAGCGAGGTGATGAAAGTTTGAGTGTGGGGGCAGATAAATGTGGGGTTGGTATCTGGTAATTAAACTAATGGCTCGTGATTTGTCTGGGTATTTATGGATACCTAAAAGTCACGTGCGATATAAGTGGGTCAGTATATTCTTAGAGGCAGTGTAATCCCACTGCAGTCTAAATAAATGCTACAGTTGGATGATGCTTCAGTAGGAGCTGCACAGATCCACAGCTGGTGATGAGGgagcgacagagagagcagctgttcaaaccGGGATATGACTTCACCATTCTTTAAAATAGAAACCGTGCATCCCCTAACTCATCCTCCCATGATGGGATTACTGCGCTGACATTTCACATCAGTGGTGTTGAAAAATAGCATGCTATTCTGCAGAGCTGTAGTAGTTAGTCAGGGTAACAGCATCAGCACATAGGAGCCAGCTGTGACTCCACACACGTTTCCGAATACAAGTCCAACATGTAACCGTGGCTTTGATTTCTGTCACGTCCTTGAATTGCAGAAAGACCCTATTTTTGGGGCTGTTCTAAAAAGCACATGTACATACCACAGAGGGTAATGGCAGCCTTAAAGAATAGACTGAGCTTTTtgttgcataaaaaaaaactaaattataggCAAAGGCCTTACTTTGGGGGGcttggtggtggtgctgggacCAGGGCGAATAGCAGGGTGGAGTATTTACTCTGTCTTTCCTTCTCGCTCCCCTTGTGCCACCCACAAGCATGGCCAACACTTGCCAGAGTTATCCTTGGCCGAGATGAGCAGGAAGCCGAATCAAAGCATATGAACCATGAAGGGAATGTCAACACATACCgaccaaaacatttaaatagacCTTTCCTCCCTCGAAAGCCTCCTCCAGGTCTGCTCCCCTCAAGAGATACAGGCACAGCCAACTCTGCATTTCAGAGGAACATGCCTTAAGTGTGTAGCCGGACTTAAAATGTCTCTCTTGGAAAGTAGGGAGGATATCGTGTTGCTCTGAATAGTTCAACTCTTGAGTTACATGCTTGAGAGCTGGACAAACGTTTCCCGTACGAGCACGCTTTGACACCTCTCACAGTTATCAACCCATATCCCATTCTGCTCCACACATTCACGAAGAGGCTGATGAAGAACCTAGACACGCGACATGACAGCAGCACTGTCACCTCTAATTCAGGTCCCAGCACCAAAGCAGGGTGATATGAAACATGTTCTCACTCACCTCCGTTATTCTGAAGGGGAGATCTAGATTCCTTCCCAGGTATCACTGGTGTTCCCCTGAACGCTGCACCCTCTGGaggatgtatgtatgtgtgtgtgtgtgtgtgtgctcgttcAGTGGCTGCTGTGCTGCTCCTGTGGCTTGTTGACACTGCcctgcctcctgtctctgcCCCGGGGCTGCACTTCTGTCGACTGGGATGTCTGCCGGACAGCTGTTTTGGAATTGCTCTCCGGCTCCTATTCCTCTGAAGCAAGTCAAGTCTCCTCCTAcacctccccctcttcttcctctctctctctctctctctctctctctctctgtttctgtccctctctctttctctggtgTTACtgcccccccatctctctctctctgtctctctctctttctctctctctctctctctctctctctctctctctctctctctctctctctctctctctctctctctctctctctctctccctctctctctctctctctctcgcagcaCCTGTGCACGTCTGTCCTCTCTCAGATTTTAATGCAGCTCTGTGGTGTCTGAGGATCCTCCTCGCTTCCTGCTCtttggtggagctgtggtgaCGAGGGAACATAAAGCTCCGGTCTCGCAGCCCAAAAACAAATTAGCAGTGTGCAAGAGACATGCAGATACCTCATGAGATGTCTGGCTGACTCCCTATTCTAAAACAATCCCTCATGATATGCACAGCGGTTTGTGCg
Proteins encoded in this window:
- the cdc42ep3 gene encoding cdc42 effector protein 3, with product MPAKAPIYLKPTNNKKGKKCRLRDMLSPDMISPPLGDFRHTIHIGRGGERDAFGDMSFLQGNYELLPGKGNVHPLYGIQSEFLRANSTGDASCAETPSPVLKNAISLPTIGGCQALTLPLISSTVFSMPPEPLEDIIGPTVPMKVRRAEKVEILQMDALLHSMDVFISEPSSPSADIQSKPDVLLDLLENTDTSSSKAVAKANKINKSESRFDKPASYFINGNSIYKGNGSLNSNTSTDSFDSFSDKGDFHKKICNGSTRLNGDCNGYGHFDNDITLGFKQELLKCNREWVDRDSGVEEGRICDFDLEFSKEKSTSQGSLNQITGSFLSLELDLGPSILDDVLNIMDKPAAKSRP